A single genomic interval of Schistocerca americana isolate TAMUIC-IGC-003095 chromosome 2, iqSchAmer2.1, whole genome shotgun sequence harbors:
- the LOC124595774 gene encoding uncharacterized protein LOC124595774 — MFINMAAKFSWCVPSTKKLIEMYEADEALYSVRHPEYKNRLRRLESYKNIAEVISREIRSGCTAEDIKKKINGLRSSYSHEKAKMLQSKSGASAQAVYTPQVYWFHLLKFLDQDTEADESVSNVEGTESGSERGTPTLEEMFEHEMQAQYSSQEEADVACSEPQPQHYERPPTKRRKVATDVIVEATKMLKAVADMCRKKSQTVREDRYSTLATHIAAELREMENVGGKAFATDTMQELIRCLMDRWDLLHATVPQPQPSTSGHFQATAQKAGTQEDDTL, encoded by the exons ATGTTTATAAACATGGCTGCAAAATTCAGTTGGTGTGTACCGtcaactaaaaaattaatagaaatgtatgaagctgatgaggcgctttacagcgTGAGGCAccctgagtacaaaaatagattaagaagattggagagctACAAAAATATTGCGGAGGTCATTAGCCGTGAGATACGGTCGGGCTGCACGGCGGaagatataaaaaagaaaattaatggcctCCGCTCAAGCTACTCCCACGAAAAAGCAAAA ATGCTTCAAAGCAAAAGTGGAGCCAGTGCACAGgccgtttatactccgcaagtgtACTGGTTCCACTTGCTTAAGTTTCTTGATCAGGACACAGAGGCGGACGAAAGTGTGAGTAATGTAGAGGGAACAGAAAGTGGCAGTGAACGTGGAACACCCACGCTCGAAGAAATGTTTGAG CATGAAATGCAGGCTCAGTACTCTTCCCAAGAAGAGGCTGATGTAGCTTGCAGTGAACCCCAGCCCCAGCATTATGAGCGGCCTCCCACAAAGAGAAGAAAAGTTGCAACCGATGTTATTGTAGAGGCCACTAAAATGTTGAAGGCTGTCGCTGATATGTGCAGAAAGAAGTCCCAGACTGTCAGAGAAGACCGGTATAGTACCCTTGCCACCCACATTGCAGCTGAACTGCGGGAGATGGAAAATGTGGGTGGTAAAGCATTTGCAACAGACACTATGCAAGAGTTAATTCGGTGTCTGATGGACAGGTGGGATTTGCTGCATGCGACAGTTCCACAGCCACAACCGTCCACCTCTGGACATTTCCAGGCTACCGCCCAGAAAGCTGGCACACAAGAGGACGATACGCtgtaa